GCGCGCATGACGACCGCCAAACCTCCCGATCAATGCGAATCCATGGCCGATGTCCGCGCCGGGGTCGATGCGGTCGATCGCGACCTCGTCGCGCTGCTGGTTCGCCGCTTCGCCTATATGGACGCCGCGGCGCGGATCAAGACCGACCGCGGCACCGTCCGCGACGAAGCGCGCAAGGCGGAAGTGCTCGACAATGTCGCGCGCGCGGCCGAAGCCGCGGGACTGGAACCCGCGCGGCTGCGCGCGGTGTGGAACGAGCTGGTCGAACAATCAATCGCCTATGAGGCGGTTCAGTGGGATCGCCTGCGCGCCGATAACTGAGCGGTTTTCGCTTCAGCGCGTTCTTGGCGCCCGGCCAAGAGCCACAATGATTCCGTGCATCATCCGGATGTCGTTGTGCGACCAGCCCGTCTTGGTGAGCGTCGTGCGCAGCGCGCGGAGCGTCGCGTCGCGGCGTTCGGGCGGGAAAAAATAGCCGCTCTGGTCAAGGTCGCGCACGAAGTGCCCGATCAGCTCTTCGAGCTCGCCGTGCGGGGCGGGCGGATCGAGCGGCACTTCGGGCGGGCTGGCGAGCGCAACATGGCCGTCGCCGGGCACATGTTTCGACCATTCATAGGCGAGCAGAATGACCGCCTGCGCCAGATTCAGCGAACCGAAGGCCGGATTGATCGGCACCGTGACGATCGCGTGCGCCAGTGCGACATCGTCGGTTTCGAGCCCCGATCGTTCGGGGCCGAAGACATAGGCCGAACGCCCCGGCTGGGCGTGGACCTTCTGCGCGGCCGCTTCGGGCGTGAGCACCGCTTTGGTGACGCCGCGCTTGCGCACCGTGGTGGCATAAATGTCCGTGCAGTCGGCGACCGCCTCGGCCAGCGTTTCAAAAACCCTTGCGCCCGCAAGCACGACGTCGGCCCCGGCTGACGCAGGCCCGGCATCTGGATTGGGCCAGCCGTCGCGCGGGCTGACGAGGCGCAGTTCGGTCAGCCCGAAATTGAGCATGGCCCGCGCCGCCTTGCCGATATTCTCGCCAAGCTGCGGTCGGACGAGGACGATGACGGGGGGCGGGGCAGCCGCGGTCATTTGATCGGCCGCGCCGCCTCGGTGATCGTCGAGGCGAACTCTTCGAAATCCCTGGCTTCGGTGAAATCGCGGTAGACGCTGGCGAAGCGGATATAGGCGACATTGTCGAAGCCCTTGAGCGCTTCCATCACCATCGCGCCGATCTGCGATGCCTGCACCTCATTCTCGCCCGATGTTTCGAGCTGGCGCTGGATGCCCGATACCAGCCGTTCGATCCGCGCGCCGTCGATCGGGCGCTTGCGGCATGCGATCTGGACGCTGCGCATCAGTTTTTCGCGATCGAACGGCTCGCGCGTCCCGCCGGCCTTGATCACCACGACCTCGCGCAGCTGGATGCGCTCGAACGTCGTGAAGCGCGCGCCGCAATCCTCGCACTGGCGGCGGCGGCGGATCGCCGCGCCATCTTCGGTCGGACGGCTGTCCTTGACCTGGCTGTCTTCATGGCCGCAATAAGGACACCGCATGGGTCAGCGCTTCACCCGCGTATAAAGCGCGATGGCCGCACCCGCGAACAGGCCGACGGGCCAGCTCACCACCGGTAGCACCGCACCCGCAACCGCACCGACCACACCGCCGGTCAGCACGGTGGGCGTCGAGGGGTGCTTCATCCCCTGCTTGCCCATCGCCTTCACCTCTTCGATCGTCAGTTCGACGAGCGTGGGTTCCTCCGGCTGCTGGCGCGCCATCGCCCTCAACCCTGATAGATGGGGAAGCGTTCGCAGAGCGCGCGGACGCGACCGCGGACATCGGCCTCGACATCGGCGTCGCCATGCTCGCCCTTGTCGCGCAATGCATCGAGCACGTCGGCGACCATGTCGCCGATCGCCTCGAACTCGGCGATGCCGAAACCGCGCGTCGTGCCCGCGGGCGATCCGACGCGGATGCCGCTGGTCTTGACCGGCGGCAGCGGGTCGAAGGGCACGCCGTTCTTGTTGCAGGTGATCGCGCTGCGCTCGAGCGCTTCGTCGGCGTCGCGCCCGGTGATGCCGAGCGGGCGCAGGTCGATCAGCGCCAGATGCGTGTCGGTGCCGCCTGCGACGATGTCGGCGCCGCGCGCCTTCAGCCGGTTCGCGAGCGCCTGCGCGTTAGCGATGGTGGCTTTTGCATAATCCTTGAACTCGGGGCGCAGCGCTTCGCCGAACGCGACGGCTTTCGCGGCGATGACGTGCATCAGCGGTCCGCCCTGCAGGCCGGGGAAGACCGCCGAGTTGATGCGCTTGGCGATCGCCTCGTCATTGGTCAGGATCATGCCGCCGCGCGGGCCGCGCAGCGTCTTGTGCGTGGTCGTGGTGACGACATGCGCGTACTGCATCGGCGAGGGATGCGCGCCGCCCGCGACGAGCCCCGCGAAATGCGCCATGTCCACCATCAGCAACGCGCCGACATCGTCGGCGATGGCCCGGAAGCGCGCGAAATCGAGCGTGCGCGGATAGGCCGAACCGCCCGCGATGATGAGGGCAGGGCGATGCTCCCTCGCCAGCGCCTCGACCTGGTCGAAATCGACGAGATGATCGTCGGCGCGCACGCCATATTGCACCGCGTTGAACCATTTGCCCGACATCGCGGGCGGCGCGCCGTGGGTCAGGTGTCCACCGGCGTCGAGGCTCATGCCGAGGATCGTAGCGCCGGGCTTGGTCAGCGCGAGCATCACCGCGCCGTTCGCCTGTGCCCCCGAATGCGGCTGGACGTTCGCATAACCGCAATCGAACAACTGTTTCGCGCGGTCGATCGCAAGCTGTTCGACCTCGTCCGACGGCGCGCAGCCCTGATAATAGCGGCGACCCGGATAGCCTTCGGCATATTTATTGGTGAAGACCGATCCCTGCGCTTCGAGCACCGCCCTGGAAACGATATTCTCGCTCGCAATCAGTTCGATCTGATATTGCTCGCGTTCGAGTTCGCGGGTCATCGCCGCCGCGACCGCGGGGTCGACGATGGCGACACCATCGGTGAAATAGCCGGCCGATTTGATGGGCTTGTCTAGCGTTTCGGTGGTCATCGGCTGGTCTCCAGTTGCGGCGGGTTAGAGAGTTTGTCGACGCGGCGCGCGTGGCGGTCGCCGGCGAAATCGGTGGTCAGGAAAGCGTCGAGGCACGCCTTGGCCATGTCGATACCCGTGAGGCGCGCACCCATGGCGATCACGTTCGCGTCATTATGCTCGCGCGCCAGCTTCGCCGACAGCGGCTCGGACACCAAAGCGCAGCGCGCGGCGGGGTTGCGGTTGACCGAGATCGAGATGCCGATGCCCGATCCGCACAGGGCAACGCCGCGGTCGGCGCGGCCGTCGGCGATCGCACCGCCCAGCCGATAGCCATAATCGGGATAATCGACGCTGTCGGGGCCGTTGGTGCCCAGATCCTCGACCTCGTGTCCCTTTTCGCGCAGCCAGTCGGCGAGCAGGGCTTTCAGTTCATAGGCGGCGTGGTCGGCGGCGATGGCGATGCGCATGGTGCGGCTCCCGCGGGGCATAAGGGAATCGATGAGCGCGCTTTAGGCGAAGGCGCCGGACTTTGCCATAAGCGAGGTGGCAAATTTGTGACGCCGCCGGTAAAGCCGCGCCATGTCCGACACGATCATCTCGATCCTGATGCTCACCGGCGTCGTGCTGACCGGCGGTGCGGCCTATGTGTTCCGCAAGGGTGATCGTCGTCGCGCGCTGCTGATGCTCGTCGCGGCGCTGGTGATGTTCGCCAATGTCGCGGTGTGGCTCGTGCCGGTGAAATAGCACTTTGTCATTGCGAGGAGCCGAAGGCGACGCGGCAATCTCCAGCCGGCGTCGACCCTGGCCGATAGCCGGAGATTGCTTCGCTCCGCCCGCAACGACGGTGATGTCACCGGATCGGCGAATCGGGCGCGAGCCGCATGTCCAGATAATTGTCGAGCGACTTCATCAGCTGATCGAGCTCATGCTCGAAGAAATGGTTGGCGCGCGGGATTTCGTCGTGATGGATGGTGATGCCCTTTTGCGTGCGCAGCTTGTCGACCAGCTTCTGCACCGCGGACGGCGGCACGATCTCGTCCTGCCCGCCCGCGACGATGATCCCCGATGACGGGCAGGGGGCGAGGAAGCTGAAGTCGTACATATTCGCCGGCGGCGCGACCGAGAGGAAGCCGCGGATTTCGGGGCGGCGCATCAGCAATTGCATCCCGATCCAGGCGCCGAAGCTGAACCCCGCCACCCAGGTGGTTTGCGCCTCGGGATGGATCGACTGCACCCAGTCGAGCGCCGATGCGGCATCGGACAGTTCGCCGATACCATTGTCGAAGGTGCCCTGACTGCGGCCGACGCCGCGAAAGTTGAAGCGTAGCACCGCGAAACCGCGCGCGACGAAGCTCTTGTACATCGCCTGCGTGATGCGGTCGTTCATCGTGCCGCCGCCCTGCGGGTGCGGGTGGAGGATCAGCGCAACCGGCGCGCGCGGACGCGGCGGGGGCGAGAAACGGCCTTCGATGCGGCCCTCGGGGCCGGGGAAAATGACGTCGGGCATCAAAGCACCTTCCATGTATCGGGGCTTGCCAGTGATTCGCCATGGGGCGGGGTGGCGGAGCGAAGACACGCGCCTATATAGAAAAAAGGTCGCAACTTGCAACTTTTGCGAATTGTTCGCAATAAGGACTCCGTCGCCGAATGATTTACCTCGATTATCAAGCCACTACGCCGCTCGCCCCCGAGGCGCGCGATGCGATGTTGCGCTGGCTCGACGGACCGGGAGAGGGCGACGGTTTCGCCAACCCTTCGAGTACGCACAAGGCGGGCCGTGCCGCCGCCGCGGCGGTCGAGGTCGCGCGCGATCAGGTTGCGGCGCTGCTGCCAGGGGGGGGGCGCGTCTTCTTCACCTCGGGCGCGACCGAGGCGCTCAACTGGGCGCTGCTGCGCGGCGCCGAGGCGATGCCGGGCGGCGTCGCGGGGCTCAGCATCGAACATGCGGCGTCGCTGCAATGCCTTGAGCGGCTCGATGCGGCGATTTTGCCGGTCGATGGCGCGGGGCTGGCCTTGCCGCCCGATGCGGCGCTGATCCCCGAAAATGGCATCGTCGCGACGATGCTGGTGAACAATGAGGTCGGCACGATCCAGCCGGTTGCCGACTTCGCTGCGGCCGCGCACGCCAAGAACAGCCTGCTGCTGTGTGATGCGGTGCAGGGTTTCGGCCGGATCGCGATTCCCGAAGGCCCCGACCTGATCGCCGTGTCGGCGCACAAGATTCACGGTCCCAAGGGGGTCGGTGCGCTGTGGGTGCGTGACGGGGTCGAGCTTGAACCGCTGATGTTTGGCGGCGCGCAGGAACAGGGGATGCGTTCGGGCACCGTCTCGCCGGCGCTCTGCGCCGGGTTCGGCGCTGCCGCCGCGGTCGCGGCCGAGCGCCTGGACAAGGATGCAAGCCATGTCGAGCGCCTCTGGTCGCTCGCGCGCGATATGCTGCCCGAATGGACGATCAACGGCGCCGAAAGCCCGCGCTATCACGGCAATCTCAATATACGTCGCGAGGGCGTGAACGGCCTGCGCCTGATGTCCGACGCGCGCGATGTCGCCTTTTCGCTCGGCAGCGCGTGCGGCAGCGGATCGGGCAAGGTCAGCCATGTGCTGCGCGCAATGGGGGTGAGCGAGGCCGACGCGCGCGCCTCGCTCCGCCTCGGCTGGGGGCGCTATACCAGCGAACAGGAGTTGCGCGACGGCCTGAACGCGATCAAGGACGCTGCCAGGCTTCAAGGGGTTAACTGATGCGCGTCACTTTCATCCACGCTGACGGCAAGGGGCGCACCGAGGCCGAAGCCGAGCCGGGCTCGACCCTGCTCGACGTCGCGCAGGCGCATCTGATACCGCTCGAAGGGACCTGCGAAGGCCAGATGGCCTGCTCGACCTGTCATGTCGTCGTCGAAAGCCAGGATTTCGACCGTCTGCCGCCCGCGAGCGAGATGGAGGAGGACATGCTCGATCTCGCCGCCGGCGCGCGACGGACGAGCCGCCTGTCGTGCCAGATCGTCCTGACCGAAGATATGGACGGGCTGACCGTGCGTATTCCCGCGGAGAGCCGTAATATGCAGGGGGTGCGCTGACCGGTTTCTTTCGCCCGGACGACCGATAGGCCGAGGGCGGACCCCACGCCGAAGCCGGCCGGATTCCGGTGAATCGCCGCGGCCTTGCATTTCATGCCATCCCTCGCCATATGCGCCGCGGGAGTCGGGCGGACGCAGCCTTCGCCAACCCGGTCAGGTCCGGAAGGAAGCAGCCGCAACGAATTCGCTGCGGGTCGTTCCGGCTCCCACCCATTTCCCCCTTCGACAAGACCGCGGCGTCCCCCTAAGACGGGGCCATGAGCGATTCCGCCCACGACGAAACCCCGATGCTGGGCATGGACCTGCCCGAGGCACCTGCGCCCGCGGCATCGTCCGGCCCTTACCGTGTTCTGGCACGCAAATATCGCCCGCAAACCTTTGCGGAGCTGATCGGGCAGGATGCGATGGTGAAGACGCTGGGCAATGCGATCGCGCGCGACCGGCTGGCGCACGCCTTCCTGATGACCGGGGTGCGCGGGGTCGGCAAGACATCGACCGCGCGGCTGATCGCCAAGGCTTTGAACTGCATCGGCCCCGACGGGCAGGGCGGGCCGACGATCGACCCCTGCGGCGTGTGCGAACCGTGCCGCGCGATCACCGAGGGTCGCCACATCGACGTCATCGAGATGGACGCCGCGTCGAACACCGGCGTCGACGATGTGCGCGAGATTATCGAGGCGGTGCGCTATGCTGCGGTGTCGGCGCGCTACAAGATCTATATCATCGACGAAGTGCATATGTTGTCGCGTAATGCCTTCAATGCGCTCCTGAAAACGCTCGAAGAGCCGCCGCCGCACGTCAAGTTCCTGTTCGCGACCACCGAGGTCAACAAGGTGCCGGTGACGGTGCTGTCGCGCTGCCAGCGGTTCGACCTGCGCCGCATCACCCCCGACATGCTGTTCGCGCATTTCAGCGCGATTTTGCAGAAAGAGGGCGTCGAGGCCGAGGCGCCCGCGATCTGGCTGATCGCCAATGCCGCCGAAGGATCGGTGCGCGACGGCCTGTCGATCCTCGACCAGGCGATCGCCCACGCCGATCTGGACGGCGGTGGCAAGGTCAGCGCCGAACAGGTGCGCGCCATGCTCGGCCTGTCCGATCGTTCGTCGATCGCCGGGCTGATGGCGGCGATTCTCGAGGGGAACAGCGGCGGCGCGATCGACCTTGCGCGCGCGCAATATGCGCTGGGGATCGAACCCGTCGCGATGGTGCGCGGCCTGATGGAGCTGACCCATGCGATCACGCTCGCGAAGGTATCGCGCCACGACGATCCCGCGCTCGCCGTGGCCGACCGCGAACGCATCACCGACTGGGCGCAAAAGCTGGGCTTTGCTCCGTTGAACCGGCTGTGGCAATTGCTGCTCAAGGGCCATGACGAGGTGCTGCGCGCGAACAATCCGCTCGAACATCTCGAAATGCTGCTGCTGCGCGTCATCTATGCCGCGTCGTTGCCCGATCCGGGTGAGCTTGCGAAATTGCTCGAATCGGGCGGCATACCGGCGATGCCCGTCGCAGCCGCCGCGGCGGCGACAGGGTCGGAACGCGCCGCGGCGGACCCTGCGCCCGCAGCCGGGCCCACCACAGGCGCGCTCACCATCGCACAGATTCACCGGCTCCTCGAAAGCACGGGACATCATCAGCTTGCGCGGCAGGTTTACGACGATCTCCGGATTCTGGAGCTGGAGCCGGGTCGCCTTGTCTATGCACCCGTCTCCGCGCTCGACGGCGATTTTGCGCGACGGCTCGGCGAAGCGCTGTTCGGTCAGACGGGCAGCCGCTGGCAAGTGCGCGAAGGCACGGGCGAGGGGCGCCCCAGCCTGGCGCAGATGAAGGCGGCGCAGCGCGCCGATAATGAGGCACGCATTCGCGAACTGCCCGTCGTGAAGGCCGCGCTGGCGGCCTTTCCCGACGCGCGGCTTGTCGAAGGCGACAATAATCAGCATAGGTCGAACCCATGAAATCCATCGAAGAAATGATGAAGGCGGCGCAGGAAGCCGCCGCCGCCGTGCAGGCACAGATGCAGGAGGCGCAGGCGAGGCTCGACAGCGTCGAGGTCGAAGGCGTCTCGGGCGGCGGCCTTGTGAAGATCAAGGCGACCGCCAAGGGTCGGATCAAGGCGATCCACATCGACGACAGCCTGATCGTCCCCGCCGA
This DNA window, taken from Sphingopyxis alaskensis RB2256, encodes the following:
- a CDS encoding chorismate mutase translates to MTTAKPPDQCESMADVRAGVDAVDRDLVALLVRRFAYMDAAARIKTDRGTVRDEARKAEVLDNVARAAEAAGLEPARLRAVWNELVEQSIAYEAVQWDRLRADN
- a CDS encoding RNA methyltransferase; this encodes MTAAAPPPVIVLVRPQLGENIGKAARAMLNFGLTELRLVSPRDGWPNPDAGPASAGADVVLAGARVFETLAEAVADCTDIYATTVRKRGVTKAVLTPEAAAQKVHAQPGRSAYVFGPERSGLETDDVALAHAIVTVPINPAFGSLNLAQAVILLAYEWSKHVPGDGHVALASPPEVPLDPPAPHGELEELIGHFVRDLDQSGYFFPPERRDATLRALRTTLTKTGWSHNDIRMMHGIIVALGRAPRTR
- the nrdR gene encoding transcriptional regulator NrdR — protein: MRCPYCGHEDSQVKDSRPTEDGAAIRRRRQCEDCGARFTTFERIQLREVVVIKAGGTREPFDREKLMRSVQIACRKRPIDGARIERLVSGIQRQLETSGENEVQASQIGAMVMEALKGFDNVAYIRFASVYRDFTEARDFEEFASTITEAARPIK
- the glyA gene encoding serine hydroxymethyltransferase, yielding MTTETLDKPIKSAGYFTDGVAIVDPAVAAAMTRELEREQYQIELIASENIVSRAVLEAQGSVFTNKYAEGYPGRRYYQGCAPSDEVEQLAIDRAKQLFDCGYANVQPHSGAQANGAVMLALTKPGATILGMSLDAGGHLTHGAPPAMSGKWFNAVQYGVRADDHLVDFDQVEALAREHRPALIIAGGSAYPRTLDFARFRAIADDVGALLMVDMAHFAGLVAGGAHPSPMQYAHVVTTTTHKTLRGPRGGMILTNDEAIAKRINSAVFPGLQGGPLMHVIAAKAVAFGEALRPEFKDYAKATIANAQALANRLKARGADIVAGGTDTHLALIDLRPLGITGRDADEALERSAITCNKNGVPFDPLPPVKTSGIRVGSPAGTTRGFGIAEFEAIGDMVADVLDALRDKGEHGDADVEADVRGRVRALCERFPIYQG
- the rpiB gene encoding ribose 5-phosphate isomerase B codes for the protein MRIAIAADHAAYELKALLADWLREKGHEVEDLGTNGPDSVDYPDYGYRLGGAIADGRADRGVALCGSGIGISISVNRNPAARCALVSEPLSAKLAREHNDANVIAMGARLTGIDMAKACLDAFLTTDFAGDRHARRVDKLSNPPQLETSR
- a CDS encoding alpha/beta hydrolase, giving the protein MPDVIFPGPEGRIEGRFSPPPRPRAPVALILHPHPQGGGTMNDRITQAMYKSFVARGFAVLRFNFRGVGRSQGTFDNGIGELSDAASALDWVQSIHPEAQTTWVAGFSFGAWIGMQLLMRRPEIRGFLSVAPPANMYDFSFLAPCPSSGIIVAGGQDEIVPPSAVQKLVDKLRTQKGITIHHDEIPRANHFFEHELDQLMKSLDNYLDMRLAPDSPIR
- a CDS encoding cysteine desulfurase family protein, which codes for MIYLDYQATTPLAPEARDAMLRWLDGPGEGDGFANPSSTHKAGRAAAAAVEVARDQVAALLPGGGRVFFTSGATEALNWALLRGAEAMPGGVAGLSIEHAASLQCLERLDAAILPVDGAGLALPPDAALIPENGIVATMLVNNEVGTIQPVADFAAAAHAKNSLLLCDAVQGFGRIAIPEGPDLIAVSAHKIHGPKGVGALWVRDGVELEPLMFGGAQEQGMRSGTVSPALCAGFGAAAAVAAERLDKDASHVERLWSLARDMLPEWTINGAESPRYHGNLNIRREGVNGLRLMSDARDVAFSLGSACGSGSGKVSHVLRAMGVSEADARASLRLGWGRYTSEQELRDGLNAIKDAARLQGVN
- a CDS encoding 2Fe-2S iron-sulfur cluster-binding protein; amino-acid sequence: MMRVTFIHADGKGRTEAEAEPGSTLLDVAQAHLIPLEGTCEGQMACSTCHVVVESQDFDRLPPASEMEEDMLDLAAGARRTSRLSCQIVLTEDMDGLTVRIPAESRNMQGVR
- a CDS encoding DNA polymerase III subunit gamma/tau: MSDSAHDETPMLGMDLPEAPAPAASSGPYRVLARKYRPQTFAELIGQDAMVKTLGNAIARDRLAHAFLMTGVRGVGKTSTARLIAKALNCIGPDGQGGPTIDPCGVCEPCRAITEGRHIDVIEMDAASNTGVDDVREIIEAVRYAAVSARYKIYIIDEVHMLSRNAFNALLKTLEEPPPHVKFLFATTEVNKVPVTVLSRCQRFDLRRITPDMLFAHFSAILQKEGVEAEAPAIWLIANAAEGSVRDGLSILDQAIAHADLDGGGKVSAEQVRAMLGLSDRSSIAGLMAAILEGNSGGAIDLARAQYALGIEPVAMVRGLMELTHAITLAKVSRHDDPALAVADRERITDWAQKLGFAPLNRLWQLLLKGHDEVLRANNPLEHLEMLLLRVIYAASLPDPGELAKLLESGGIPAMPVAAAAAATGSERAAADPAPAAGPTTGALTIAQIHRLLESTGHHQLARQVYDDLRILELEPGRLVYAPVSALDGDFARRLGEALFGQTGSRWQVREGTGEGRPSLAQMKAAQRADNEARIRELPVVKAALAAFPDARLVEGDNNQHRSNP
- a CDS encoding YbaB/EbfC family nucleoid-associated protein — its product is MKSIEEMMKAAQEAAAAVQAQMQEAQARLDSVEVEGVSGGGLVKIKATAKGRIKAIHIDDSLIVPADKQMLEDLLAAAFNDAREKADAASNEEMGKMTSGLPLPPGFKLPF